The following proteins come from a genomic window of Alicyclobacillus dauci:
- a CDS encoding MFS transporter, with translation MLLWQRNLLILWIGSLITSASFSMVVPFLSLFLLQIGVHQHVELWSGSLYSVAFLAGAIASPFWGSVADRFGRKPMIVRAGLALFAIYILTAFVTNPYELLILRILQGLLSGYIPGAIALVGTNTPEDKVGYALSMISAATATGGILGPLLGGAIARMASNRIAFASAGVLVFLSTLLIIFWVHEEKFVPAAHRSSIIETFRAASHNKPLVAALFLNMFTAFSIMTIEPVLTLYIAQIDHSTTNASFIAGVVFSISGIASVVFAPVWGKMADRIGFPKVLLIGLIGGAFLTFMQLPFHNVWAFSTVRFIYGAFFCAVFPAINGLVVMSTDPTFRGRAFGLNQTANQIGNMLGPTVGGLVAEVSSIHGVFWATGGLLAAVAGTSYISMRGNLSTRSTEPRSSE, from the coding sequence ATGCTTCTGTGGCAACGAAATTTGCTCATTCTGTGGATAGGTTCCTTGATCACGTCGGCTAGTTTCTCCATGGTCGTTCCCTTTCTGTCTCTGTTTCTTCTGCAGATCGGCGTTCACCAACACGTGGAACTATGGTCCGGTTCGCTGTATAGCGTCGCTTTCCTCGCTGGCGCCATCGCATCACCGTTTTGGGGCTCGGTGGCGGATCGGTTCGGTCGGAAACCGATGATCGTTCGAGCGGGACTGGCACTCTTTGCAATCTACATTCTCACTGCGTTTGTGACCAATCCGTACGAATTGCTCATACTACGGATTTTACAAGGCTTGCTGTCTGGATATATTCCCGGAGCCATTGCGCTGGTTGGGACCAATACACCTGAGGACAAGGTCGGCTATGCTCTGTCCATGATTTCCGCAGCGACTGCGACGGGTGGTATCCTCGGTCCACTTCTGGGCGGTGCCATCGCACGAATGGCTTCGAATCGCATTGCGTTTGCAAGCGCAGGTGTCCTTGTTTTCCTATCGACCCTACTCATCATTTTCTGGGTTCACGAAGAAAAATTTGTCCCGGCCGCTCATCGCTCTTCTATTATCGAAACCTTCCGAGCGGCGAGCCACAACAAACCCCTCGTTGCAGCCCTCTTTCTTAATATGTTCACGGCCTTCTCCATCATGACAATCGAACCTGTCTTAACCCTGTACATTGCACAGATTGATCACTCAACGACAAACGCCTCTTTTATCGCCGGCGTTGTCTTTTCCATTTCAGGTATTGCAAGTGTCGTATTCGCGCCCGTATGGGGCAAAATGGCCGACAGAATCGGATTTCCCAAAGTGTTGTTAATTGGACTTATCGGTGGAGCGTTCCTTACCTTCATGCAGTTGCCTTTCCACAATGTATGGGCATTCTCCACTGTCCGCTTCATTTACGGCGCATTTTTCTGTGCAGTCTTTCCCGCCATCAACGGGCTCGTCGTCATGTCTACAGACCCGACATTCCGAGGCCGAGCGTTTGGCTTGAATCAGACTGCCAATCAAATTGGTAACATGCTGGGGCCAACTGTCGGCGGTCTCGTGGCCGAAGTGAGTTCCATTCACGGCGTGTTCTGGGCGACTGGTGGACTACTGGCCGCCGTGGCTGGCACAAGCTACATATCGATGCGCGGGAATTTATCGACGAGATCGACGGAACCACGTTCATCAGAATGA
- a CDS encoding SGNH/GDSL hydrolase family protein, which produces MRIVCAGDSLTRGVSFIRGRLRIVRDNYPNLLQTRLQTAAYDGVEVKNCGAFNDNSGSLLNRLQKDVFAEHPDIVLIEIGANDCDFRWNEVAEAPDVEHVPYVPLDRYVSNLKHIVKGVHSIGAKPIVLTLLPLDPVRYYHHLSVRFGKQIAHWIARCGGIEYWHNQYDKALRGCLDDLHIDRIDVRAHDGQVATWRTMLSDDGIHLTSTGYQYLSRMVFSALEDLGVLPSTARVTSSRG; this is translated from the coding sequence ATGCGAATTGTTTGTGCAGGTGATAGCCTCACAAGAGGTGTATCCTTTATTCGTGGCCGTTTACGTATTGTACGTGACAATTATCCCAATCTTCTTCAGACACGACTACAAACTGCAGCGTACGACGGAGTTGAAGTAAAGAATTGCGGGGCATTTAATGATAATTCTGGTTCACTCCTGAATCGACTGCAGAAGGATGTGTTTGCTGAGCATCCGGACATTGTGCTCATAGAAATAGGAGCCAACGACTGCGATTTTCGTTGGAATGAGGTGGCTGAAGCGCCTGATGTGGAACATGTACCATATGTTCCACTCGACAGGTATGTGAGCAACCTCAAGCACATCGTTAAGGGTGTGCATAGTATTGGCGCCAAGCCAATTGTATTGACGCTCTTACCTTTGGATCCAGTTCGCTATTATCACCATCTCTCCGTTCGATTTGGCAAGCAAATCGCTCATTGGATTGCCCGCTGTGGCGGAATTGAATATTGGCATAATCAGTATGATAAGGCGTTGCGTGGATGTCTTGATGATCTGCATATTGACCGGATTGATGTACGTGCACATGATGGACAAGTTGCAACTTGGCGAACGATGTTGAGCGACGACGGGATCCATTTAACGTCAACTGGGTATCAGTATTTGAGTCGGATGGTATTTTCGGCGTTAGAGGACTTGGGTGTCTTACCATCGACGGCGAGGGTTACGTCCAGTCGGGGTTGA
- a CDS encoding FAD-dependent oxidoreductase gives MYDVAIIGAGPAGASAAIFTAKAGKRTVVFDNDQSITRRAWVQNHYGIDSIDGPALVDKGKHQAQHFGAEIVSTKVNDIQKGSNGFKIETDAGDFEAQHVIFATGLWADLAEKIGLKTKPATEPRIKTIIDVDASGRTNIDGIWAAGTVAGVSVHTIITSGDGAKVAINVISEMNGERYVDHDVLRTN, from the coding sequence ATGTACGATGTAGCCATTATTGGTGCAGGTCCTGCTGGAGCCAGTGCAGCCATTTTCACAGCGAAGGCGGGCAAACGAACTGTTGTATTTGATAACGATCAGAGTATAACGCGGCGTGCGTGGGTGCAGAACCATTATGGAATCGACAGCATTGACGGTCCTGCGCTTGTAGATAAAGGCAAGCACCAGGCACAACACTTTGGTGCCGAGATCGTATCAACGAAGGTAAACGATATTCAGAAGGGCTCAAATGGCTTCAAAATTGAGACAGATGCAGGAGACTTTGAAGCGCAGCATGTGATTTTTGCGACAGGTCTTTGGGCGGATTTGGCAGAGAAGATTGGACTGAAAACAAAGCCCGCTACAGAGCCGCGCATCAAAACGATCATCGACGTGGACGCGAGTGGCCGGACGAATATTGACGGGATCTGGGCGGCAGGAACCGTGGCTGGTGTCAGCGTCCATACCATCATTACGTCTGGTGATGGTGCGAAAGTGGCAATTAACGTCATTAGTGAAATGAACGGTGAACGTTACGTGGACCACGACGTTCTCAGAACTAATTGA
- a CDS encoding bleomycin resistance protein — protein sequence MIIRSLLVDLLSEYSSLLSCCSLAWREKSLRTRCFRLIFNRLIPELSVSNFERSLSFYTDVLLFAIEYQRPEHLFAFLNFQGSQLMIEQQNGYWETGTLEYPCGRGINFSIQVDSLDDVVESLNRNNHPIRIGPKVNAYRKGDRILRHRELLVLDPDGYLLRFTQHFGLDEAE from the coding sequence GTGATTATAAGAAGTCTCTTGGTGGATCTCTTGTCTGAGTATTCGTCCCTTCTGTCATGTTGTAGTTTAGCATGGAGGGAGAAAAGTTTAAGAACGAGGTGCTTTCGATTGATTTTTAATCGATTAATTCCTGAGTTGAGTGTGTCCAATTTCGAGCGAAGCCTGTCGTTTTATACAGATGTTTTGTTATTTGCGATTGAATATCAACGACCAGAACATCTATTCGCTTTTTTGAACTTTCAAGGTAGCCAGCTAATGATTGAGCAACAGAACGGATATTGGGAGACTGGTACGTTAGAATACCCATGCGGTCGAGGAATTAACTTCTCTATTCAAGTTGATTCATTAGACGACGTGGTTGAATCGCTTAATCGTAACAATCACCCTATAAGAATTGGACCTAAAGTGAACGCGTACCGTAAGGGTGACAGAATCTTACGTCATAGGGAACTACTTGTACTCGATCCAGATGGATATCTATTACGCTTCACACAGCATTTTGGTCTAGATGAAGCTGAGTGA